AGGGCACTACGGAGATCGAAATCAGCGCACAAGCCAGAGCAATGATCGGCGAGATGATGAACAGCGGCTTGTAAACAGAAGTCGGAATCAGATCTTCTTTCAGGAAGAGCTTGATGCCGTCTGCCAGCGGCTGCAGCAGCCCAAACGGGCCGACACGACTGGGTCCCCACCGGTTCTGGATGCGGCCGACTACCTTGCGCTCCAGCAATACCGTATAGGCGACCGCGGTGAGCAGGATAATCAGCACCACGGCGATCTTGATCACACTGAGAAGTAAAAACCACCAGAAACTCACGTCGTTCGGGCCTTCCTGTCCTTAGTCCGCGGCTGTTTCCGCCGGGTTTTGTACCTTCGATTCCATCACCGAGTGCAGCATCGTGCTGTACTCGCCAAGCGTTCCAGAGGTGAAGAGCGTGTCATTGGCGGGCAGCACCAGATCGCGCCGCGAGGCCCCGGTCTTAATCTGCACCAGGTCCGACTTCACGTGCTCGCTGTTACCCGCCAGCAGATCGAGGCGCGGCACATCATACGCCGGAACCAGTCGCTGCATTTCATCAAAGATCGCAAACGGATCGAACGGGCTCGTCTTGATCTCCAGATGATGCGCCGTCAGCCAGACCGCGTGACGGTCTGCTTCGCCGGACTGTGCGCCGCGTGTCTGGCCAAAGTCAGAGCGCACGCCTTTACCGAAGGGCACCAGAGTCTTGAGGTCATGTCCCATGTGCCCGGCCAACCGCACTGTCAGTTCAAAGTCGGCGCGCACACCAGCGCGGTCGGCTGCCTTCTTGACCAGTTGCAGATCGCCGTAGGTATTCGTCGCCGTGCCAGCCTTCTCATACAGGTTGGCTGCCGGGAAGACCACATCGGCCAGCTTCGCCGTCGCGGTCAGGAACATGTCCTGCGCCACCACGAACGTGTTCTTGAGCGCAGCCGGATCCACTCCGTACCGCGCCACCGGATCTTCGCTTGCGACATACAGAGCCGCCAGATCGCCACGCTCGGCAGCATCAAACATCTGCACGATATCCATACCGGCCTCTGCCGGCAGGGCAGAGCCATACTCCTGCGCAAAGTGTGCCGCGGCACTCACCGGCACATAGCCCGGCAACAGGTCAGGGAAGAGACCCATATCGGCCGCGCCACGCGAGTTGGCATAGTCACCCAGGCAGGCGAACTTCACATTCGGGAAGCTCGCGCCCAGCGCCACCAGCGCTTCGATGTCGCGTCCGCGATACTCCGAACCGAATGCGATGACGACCGATTCTTCCTTGCGCAGCGCTTCGCGGAAGCCGGACGCCGAGGCATTGCCGGCCAGGGCCGCATCATTGCCGCCCAGGTAAGCAACGAGAGCCGCATACTGGGTCTGCTCAATCTGCAGGAAGCTGGTGGACTGACGGCGCAGCTTGATCAGTTCATGATTCACCGCATAGAGCCGGGCCTGATTATTCCGCACGTTGGTACGAATCTGCCAGGCCAGCAACGGGTGCTGCTCTGTCGGATCGTTGCCCAGGAGCAGAATTGCCGGAGCCGCGCCGAAGTCCGCAATTGAGGCTTCCTGCTTCTGGTTCGCCTTGAGTGCAGCCACAAAGCTCGGATAATCCGCCGTGCGGTGATGATCGATGTGGTTGGTGCCGAGCACCGTGCGGGCAAACTTCTGCAGCAGGTAGGCTTCTTCGTTCGTGATGCGGCTCGAGCCGATCACGCCCATCGCCTTGCCGCCGCGCGTGTCGCGAATCTCACGCAGCTTCTTACCGGCAAAGTCCAGTGCCTCTTCCCAGCTCACTGCCTTGAATTCGCCATTCGCCTGCTTCACCAGCGGCTGCGTCACGCGGTCTTCGCGGTTGGCAAAGTCAAAGCCGTAGCGGCCCTTGATGCAGAGAAAGTCTCCGTTCAATCCGCTCTTGTCGCGGTTGTCGCCGCGCACAATTTCCATGCCGTCGTTGGCGCGCCGCACACCCAGCGTCGTCTTGCAACCGTCGCCGCAGTGTGTGCAGACGGTGCTCACGTGAGTCATTTCCCACGGGCGGGTCTTGTAGCGGTAGGTGCCTGATGTCAGTGCTCCGACCGGGCAGATGTCGATGCACATGCCGCACTCTTCGCACTCCAGGTGATCCTGCTTGTTCGGCGCAATCACCGCACCGGCGCCGCGATTCTGAATGCCGAGTGCCCACACATCCATGCCTTCGCCGCAGACGCGCACGCAGCGGTAGCAGAGAATGCAGCGCGGACGGTCAAAGTAGACCACCGGGGACCACTGCTGCTCTTCGCGATGCTGCTTGATCTCCACGAACTTCGATTCATGAGCCCCATACTTGAAGGTCATGTCCTGCAGTTCGCATTCGCCGCCGGCATCGCACACCGGGCAGTCGAGCGGGTGATTGCCCAGCAGCAACTCGATCGTAGCCTTGCGGGCCTGGGCGATCTCCGGGCTCTCGGTGGTCACCACCATGCCATCGGCTACAGGAGTCGTGCAGGCCGTCTGCAGCTTCGGCACCTTCTCCAGGCGCACCACGCACATGCGGCAGGCGCCCTGCAGCGAGAGGCCGGGGTAGTAGCAGAAAGCCGGAATTTCGATGCCCGCCTGACGGCAGGCTTCAATCAGCAGCGTGCCCTTGGGGGCCGTAAGTTGCTTGCCGTCGACGGTAAAGGTTACGTCAGCCATTCCTGTCTCGATTCTCTAAACCGTTGCCAGTTCGTAGTCGGCTGCGGGGTGATAAGGGCAGCCCTTGCCATTGAGGTGATCTTCAAACTCTTTGCGAAACTTCTTCACAAAGCCGATGGTCGGCATTGCCGCCGCATCTCCGAGCGGGCAGAAGGTGCGGCCCAGCATATTTTCCGCAATGTATTGAATGTTGTTGATGTCCTTATCGACCGCCCCGCCCATGTGCAACCGCGTGATCGACTTCTGCAGCCAATCGGTACCCTCACGGCAGGGAATGCACCAGCCACAGCTCTCATGCCGGTAAAACTTGATGGTGCGCAGCGCAAACTCGACCATGCAGACCGACTCGTCGAGCACCACCACGCCGCCCGAACCGAGCATCGATCCAGCCTTCGCCACCTGGTCAAAGTCCATGCCGATGTCGATTTCATCCGGCAGCAGCACCGGCACTGAGGATCCACCCGGAACCACAGCCTTCAGCTTCTTGCCGCCGAGAATACCGCCCGCAACCTCATAAATCATCTTCTTGAGGTTGTAGCCCATGGGCAGCTCATAAACACCGGGCTTCTCCACGTGTCCGCTGATGCAGAACAGGCGGGTGCCGCCGTTGCGTTCCGTGCCGTACTTGGCATACTCGGCCGCGCCGATGCGGAAGATGTGCGGCACGCTGGCCAGCGTCTCCGCATTGTTGATGACGGTGGGGCCGCCATAGAGTCCCACCACGGCAGGGAAGGGCGGTTTGATGCGGGGCACGCCGCGCTTGCCTTCGAGCGACTCCATCAGGGCCGACTCTTCGCCCACTTCATAGGCACCGGCGCCGGTCTGCACCACCACGTCAAAGTCATGCTGGCTACCGAAAATGCCCTTGCCCAGAAAACCCTTGGCGTAGGCAGCGGCGACGGCCTTCTCCATGATCTGAATCAGGTAACGGTACTCGCCGCGCAGATAAATGAAGCCCATCTTCGCGCCAATCGCGAGGCCGGCGATCATGGTGCCTTCAATCACCGAGTGCGGATCGTGCTCAAAGATCAGACGGTCCTTGCAGGTGCCCGGCTCGCTCTCGTCGCCGTTGACCAGCACATACTTCGGCTTGGCCGACTGCTTCGGGACGAACGACCACTTCATGCCGGTGGGGAAGCCCGCGCCGCCGCGCCCGCGCAATCCGGAGGTCTTCATTTCATTGATGATCGCGTCCGGTTCCATCTCCAGGCACTTGCGCACCGAGGAGTAGCCCTCCAGCTCAATGTAGCGATCAATATCGACTGCGCCTCTGCCGAAGCGGTAGCTGACGACCGGCACAACATCGGGATGTGTCGTGAGATAAGCCATGCCTACTTGCTCGCTTTCGCCCGGTACTCGTCGAGTACCTTGTCCATCAGTTCAGGGGTCAGATTTTCGTGAAAGTCGTAGTTCACCTGCACGGCCGGCGCCCAGGAGCATGCGCCGATGCACTCCACTTCTTCCAGCGAGAACACGCCATCCGCGGTGGTCTGCTTGTTGCCGATGCCCAGCCGCTTGCTGCAGTGGTGCAGCAGTTCATTGCCGCCGCGCAGCATGCAGGCAATATTGGTGCAGACCTGCACATGATATTTGCCGACCGGCTTGGTCCGCATCAGGGAGTAGTAGCTGACCACATTGCGAACATCGAGTTCCGCGATGCCAATGCGCTCTGCCACTTCGGCGACCACTGCATCCGAGATGTAGCCGACTTCGTCCTGCGCGTAGAGCAGCATGGGAATCAGGGCCGAGCGCTTCACCGGATAGAGCGTCACCAGCCGGTCAAAACGAGCTGCCAGCTCAGGAGAGAAGATCGTAGTTTTTTCGGCTGCCATGCGCCGCTTACTCCTTGCTCACAAAATCTTCGCGGCCAGTATCTCTGCCGCGGCATCCATTTCCATAGACGGACTGCCGTCCACACTCACCAGCCCCTGCACATTCAAAGAGAACCGGCCTTCCGCCAGCGTCTCCTCTGCAGAGGATCGAACTTTCCAGCTTCCATCTCCCGCCGCGCCTGACCGCCAAAGCAGGAGTTGCTTGTGCTTGGCGCGAAGGATGCACTTGTCATCGGCTTCGCGCGAACATTCAAAACTCTCCCCGGGTACCGCCATCAGTGCAGCCGCCGTGTAGGACTGCACCACAGATACCAGAGAGATCCAGAGTTCTTGGTACAACTGCTTCGCTTCGTCAGACGAAGCGCGATTACCGGTCAATTTCACCCAGCACGATATCGATCGAACCAATCACCGCAATCACGTCCGCCAGCAGGCGGCCTTCGCACATTGCAGGCAGCGCCTGCAGCGTGGCAAAGGAAGGGTTGCGCATGTGCACGCGGTAAGGCTTGGCCGTACCATCGCTCACCACGTAATAGCCCATCTCGCCACGCGGCGATTCCACCGCCTGGTAGACCTCACCAGCAGGAACAGCGAAGCCTTCCGTCACAATCTTGAAGTGATAGATGAGCGCTTCCATCTGCGTCTTCATCTTTTCGCGTTCGGGCAGCACCACCTTGGGCGCATCCGCATTCAGCGGGCCTTCGGGCATGCCATCGAGCGCCTGCTGCGCAATCTTCACTGACTCGCGCATCTCCTGCAGGCGAACCCAGTACCGTGCCCACACGTCCCCGTCGGTCGAGGTCGGCACGTTGAACTGGAACTTCTCATAGCCGGTGTAGGGCATGTCGCGGCGCAGATCCCAATCCACACCCGAGGCGCGCAGCGCCGGGCCGGTGACGCCAAAGGCGACGGCCTGTTCGGCCGAGAGGTGGCCCACACCCTTCAGGCGGTTCACCCAGATCGGATTACCGCTGAGAAGATTCTGATATTCGTCGATCTTCTCGGGCATCACCTTGAGCAGCTTCCGCACGCGGGGGAAGAAGTCCAGCGGCGGCTCCAGCGACAGACCACCCACACGGAAGTACGAGGTCATCATGCGCTGTCCGGAGACCATCTCGAAGATGCGCAGAATCTCTTCACGCTCGCGGAAGCAATACAGGAAGACCGTCAGCGCGCCAATATCCATGGCGTGCGTGCCCAGCCAGACCAGGTGCGACTGCAGGCGCGTCAACTCGTTCAGCAGCACGCGCATCCACTGGCCGCGCTCGGGAATCTCAAGCTGCAGCAGCTTTTCGACCGCGAGGCAGTAGGTCAGGTTGTTGGTCATCGGGCACAGGTAGTCGATGCGGTCAGTCATCGGCACCACCTGCTGGTAAAACTTCGCCTCGCAGGTCTTCTCGATGCCGGTATGCAGGTAGCCGATATCGCTGACGGCCCTGACGACCGTTTCGCCGTCGATCTCAAGCACCACGCGCAGCACGCCGTGCGTGGACGGGTGCTGAGGGCCCATATTCAGGACCATCGTATGCGGCTGGTTTTCCTGCTCGGGGGCGGGCTTGATCAGCCGGGATGTTTCAACAAATTCTGCCAGTTCGGGCATTTTGCCAGGCATTAGCGGTAGCCCTCCACGGGGTACGTCTTCTGCAGGGGATGGCCTTCCCACTCTTCCGGCATCATGATGCGGCGCAGGTCGGGGTGGCCATGGAAGCGAACGCCAAAGAGGTCCCAGACCTCGCGTTCGTAGTAGTTGGCGGCGGGCCAGATGGAAGTGATGCTCTCCACCGAGGGATCCGAGCTATCCACCATGACACACAGCCGTACCCGCTGCTTGAGCCGGTGCGAGAGCAGGTGATAGGTCACCTGGAAGCGCGGCTCGGAGGGGTACCAGTCCACGCAGGTGCAGTCGGAAAAGAAGTTGTAACCGGCAGCGCGCACAATCTCACAAGCTCTGCGGATGCTGTCGCGAGCAATCGTGAGGGTCAGCTCATTGCGGTCATATTTTGCGCCGGTAATGACGCCGGGGGCGGCGCTTTCCAGCGCCTGGATAGCGCTGTTGTCCTTGAGCGCCTCAAAAACTGCTTCCTTGCTCATGAGCGGTTCGTTTGCCACGACTTCTTTCGCCTCAGTGAACGATTGCTAAAAGATTCAGTTACAGATCGGAGCGGTCCGCGGACCAGTCCAGAATGCCCTTCTTCCAAACATAAAAAATGCCGATTACCACGAAGCCGAGGTAGACCACCATCTCCCAGAAGCCGAACATGCGCGAGCCGGTGATCGCTGGCAGACGGCGATAAATCACCGCCCAGGGCAGCATGAACACGGCTTCCACGTCGAAGAGAATGAACAGCATCGCGACCATGTAGAACCGCACCGAGAAGCGGCCGCGAGCATCGCCCTCAACGGGCACGCCGCACTCGTAGGCAGCCAGCTTTACCTTGGAGTTCCGGTGACGGCCAATCAGCCATGACACCGTCGCCATAGAGCAGCCCATGCCCACGGCCACGACGACCTGAATCAGGAGCGGGAGATAGTTCCAACTGTAAGGATGACTTTGCATAGGTGGAAAGGAGGGCAGCCAACGCCTTCACTTTGAATCTAGTGCCGCGACAGTCAGGAGTCAAGGCTGCCAAGCCCTTCAAAGACGGCAAGATGCAGCCTTATGCAAGCTGGAATGCAGCATTTACGCAGGGTGAAAAAAAGGCGCACACCCGCGAGAATGTTTATTTTCAAAACGCCTGGCGTCTTCTCTCGCGATCAACAACTTTTCATTACGAAAGTGACTCTAGTTCCTCCCGGCTCAGGTCGCGAAAGTGCGTGGAGAGGTACCAGCGATACCCAAACGGATCCTGAACGCCCGCCATGCGATCTCCGTAGGGCTGATCCGCGG
The DNA window shown above is from Acidobacterium capsulatum ATCC 51196 and carries:
- the nuoG gene encoding NADH-quinone oxidoreductase subunit NuoG — encoded protein: MADVTFTVDGKQLTAPKGTLLIEACRQAGIEIPAFCYYPGLSLQGACRMCVVRLEKVPKLQTACTTPVADGMVVTTESPEIAQARKATIELLLGNHPLDCPVCDAGGECELQDMTFKYGAHESKFVEIKQHREEQQWSPVVYFDRPRCILCYRCVRVCGEGMDVWALGIQNRGAGAVIAPNKQDHLECEECGMCIDICPVGALTSGTYRYKTRPWEMTHVSTVCTHCGDGCKTTLGVRRANDGMEIVRGDNRDKSGLNGDFLCIKGRYGFDFANREDRVTQPLVKQANGEFKAVSWEEALDFAGKKLREIRDTRGGKAMGVIGSSRITNEEAYLLQKFARTVLGTNHIDHHRTADYPSFVAALKANQKQEASIADFGAAPAILLLGNDPTEQHPLLAWQIRTNVRNNQARLYAVNHELIKLRRQSTSFLQIEQTQYAALVAYLGGNDAALAGNASASGFREALRKEESVVIAFGSEYRGRDIEALVALGASFPNVKFACLGDYANSRGAADMGLFPDLLPGYVPVSAAAHFAQEYGSALPAEAGMDIVQMFDAAERGDLAALYVASEDPVARYGVDPAALKNTFVVAQDMFLTATAKLADVVFPAANLYEKAGTATNTYGDLQLVKKAADRAGVRADFELTVRLAGHMGHDLKTLVPFGKGVRSDFGQTRGAQSGEADRHAVWLTAHHLEIKTSPFDPFAIFDEMQRLVPAYDVPRLDLLAGNSEHVKSDLVQIKTGASRRDLVLPANDTLFTSGTLGEYSTMLHSVMESKVQNPAETAAD
- the nuoF gene encoding NADH-quinone oxidoreductase subunit NuoF; amino-acid sequence: MAYLTTHPDVVPVVSYRFGRGAVDIDRYIELEGYSSVRKCLEMEPDAIINEMKTSGLRGRGGAGFPTGMKWSFVPKQSAKPKYVLVNGDESEPGTCKDRLIFEHDPHSVIEGTMIAGLAIGAKMGFIYLRGEYRYLIQIMEKAVAAAYAKGFLGKGIFGSQHDFDVVVQTGAGAYEVGEESALMESLEGKRGVPRIKPPFPAVVGLYGGPTVINNAETLASVPHIFRIGAAEYAKYGTERNGGTRLFCISGHVEKPGVYELPMGYNLKKMIYEVAGGILGGKKLKAVVPGGSSVPVLLPDEIDIGMDFDQVAKAGSMLGSGGVVVLDESVCMVEFALRTIKFYRHESCGWCIPCREGTDWLQKSITRLHMGGAVDKDINNIQYIAENMLGRTFCPLGDAAAMPTIGFVKKFRKEFEDHLNGKGCPYHPAADYELATV
- the nuoE gene encoding complex I 24 kDa subunit family protein, with the translated sequence MAAEKTTIFSPELAARFDRLVTLYPVKRSALIPMLLYAQDEVGYISDAVVAEVAERIGIAELDVRNVVSYYSLMRTKPVGKYHVQVCTNIACMLRGGNELLHHCSKRLGIGNKQTTADGVFSLEEVECIGACSWAPAVQVNYDFHENLTPELMDKVLDEYRAKASK
- the nuoD gene encoding NADH dehydrogenase (quinone) subunit D; translated protein: MVLNMGPQHPSTHGVLRVVLEIDGETVVRAVSDIGYLHTGIEKTCEAKFYQQVVPMTDRIDYLCPMTNNLTYCLAVEKLLQLEIPERGQWMRVLLNELTRLQSHLVWLGTHAMDIGALTVFLYCFREREEILRIFEMVSGQRMMTSYFRVGGLSLEPPLDFFPRVRKLLKVMPEKIDEYQNLLSGNPIWVNRLKGVGHLSAEQAVAFGVTGPALRASGVDWDLRRDMPYTGYEKFQFNVPTSTDGDVWARYWVRLQEMRESVKIAQQALDGMPEGPLNADAPKVVLPEREKMKTQMEALIYHFKIVTEGFAVPAGEVYQAVESPRGEMGYYVVSDGTAKPYRVHMRNPSFATLQALPAMCEGRLLADVIAVIGSIDIVLGEIDR
- a CDS encoding NADH-quinone oxidoreductase subunit C; this translates as MSKEAVFEALKDNSAIQALESAAPGVITGAKYDRNELTLTIARDSIRRACEIVRAAGYNFFSDCTCVDWYPSEPRFQVTYHLLSHRLKQRVRLCVMVDSSDPSVESITSIWPAANYYEREVWDLFGVRFHGHPDLRRIMMPEEWEGHPLQKTYPVEGYR
- a CDS encoding NADH-quinone oxidoreductase subunit A, translating into MQSHPYSWNYLPLLIQVVVAVGMGCSMATVSWLIGRHRNSKVKLAAYECGVPVEGDARGRFSVRFYMVAMLFILFDVEAVFMLPWAVIYRRLPAITGSRMFGFWEMVVYLGFVVIGIFYVWKKGILDWSADRSDL